Proteins co-encoded in one Cytobacillus sp. NJ13 genomic window:
- a CDS encoding sugar phosphate isomerase/epimerase family protein codes for MKTVKLSNKIGVMVDSLRLPLYEGLKVCKDMGADGVQIYAVEGEMAPENMDQTSRKKLKSYLDSIGLEISALCGDLGGHGFQDAEQNLIKIEKSKRILDLAAELGTNIVTTHIGIIPEEQDSPIYAAMQAACEELAVYARSMDAYFAIETGPEPSVRLKNFLDTLSTNGVSVNFDPANMVMVTGDDPAEGVRLLKDYIVHTHVKDGRRLKPADPRDVYGFLGYGGGTDHAKIAEMVASGEYFRELPLGKGEVDFQAYFDALNEINYQGYLTIEREVGQNPIRDIAEAVEFIKNFR; via the coding sequence ATGAAGACTGTAAAACTCTCAAATAAAATCGGAGTTATGGTAGATAGCCTGCGTCTGCCCTTGTATGAAGGACTTAAAGTCTGCAAGGATATGGGGGCTGATGGTGTACAAATATATGCGGTTGAAGGAGAAATGGCTCCTGAAAATATGGATCAAACTTCCCGTAAAAAACTTAAGAGCTATTTAGATTCCATTGGCCTTGAAATATCTGCCCTTTGCGGTGACCTCGGGGGACATGGGTTTCAGGATGCTGAGCAAAATCTAATTAAAATCGAAAAATCCAAACGCATTTTGGATCTCGCTGCAGAATTGGGTACAAATATTGTGACGACGCATATTGGCATTATACCAGAGGAGCAGGATAGCCCCATTTACGCAGCCATGCAGGCAGCATGTGAAGAGCTGGCTGTTTACGCAAGAAGCATGGATGCCTATTTTGCCATTGAGACAGGTCCTGAACCATCTGTCAGGCTCAAAAACTTTCTGGATACCCTGAGCACGAATGGGGTATCAGTTAATTTTGATCCGGCGAATATGGTGATGGTAACCGGTGATGACCCGGCAGAGGGGGTAAGACTCCTTAAGGATTATATTGTCCATACCCATGTGAAGGATGGCAGGAGGCTAAAGCCTGCTGATCCCCGTGATGTATACGGGTTCCTCGGATATGGAGGAGGCACAGACCATGCAAAAATTGCAGAAATGGTTGCCTCTGGTGAGTATTTTAGGGAGCTGCCTCTCGGAAAGGGAGAGGTTGATTTCCAGGCTTACTTTGATGCTTTGAACGAAATCAATTATCAGGGGTACTTAACCATTGAAAGAGAAGTGGGCCAAAATCCAATCCGTGATATTGCGGAAGCAGTAGAATTCATCAAAAACTTTAGGTAA